Proteins encoded together in one Cicer arietinum cultivar CDC Frontier isolate Library 1 chromosome 4, Cicar.CDCFrontier_v2.0, whole genome shotgun sequence window:
- the LOC101496949 gene encoding uncharacterized protein, with product MPIAKYISEGGSSNRPPSIKMKLFLKSQDTGMWRIIKYENFIQRIDQNDSTCAEKKEVEWTIEYKAKVLLNSKAQLILSCALSREESERVDEYDTTKKVWDTLQTHHEGTSHVKETRIDIGVQKFELFKINEGETIDEKYSKFTIIVNEMCSLGKAYSV from the coding sequence ATGCCAATAGCTAAGTATATCAGTGAAGGGGGGTCATCAAATAGACCACCTTCCATTAAGATGAAACTATTCCTTAAATCACAAGATACAGGAATGTGGCGaatcataaaatatgaaaactTTATTCAAAGAATTGATCAAAATGATTCAACATgtgctgaaaagaaagaagtagAGTGGACAATAGAATACaaagctaaggtacttttaaattctaaagctcaattGATTTTGTCttgtgctttgagcagggaagaaagcgaaagagttgatgaataCGATACGACTAAAAAAGTATGGGATACACTACAAAcccatcatgaaggaacaagccatgtcaaagaaacaagaattgaTATTGGCGTTCAAAAGTTtgaactatttaaaataaatgaaggagaaaccattgatgaaaagTATTCAAAATTCACAATCatagtaaatgaaatgtgtTCTCTTGGAAAGGCATACTCAGTATAA